A single genomic interval of Stieleria maiorica harbors:
- a CDS encoding NADH-quinone oxidoreductase subunit N, giving the protein MYLQPEIIVIVTAFAVLGMEMFLPPRHRPLQTPVMVLGLATGLVAVVDLMIRGDGEFLNGQFRFDGVTGWFKISFLSAGLLTVLLSADLLGGRIKAAAGRDRGLLYRGEFYTVMLFNLVGAMFLISATNLVNLYVCLELATIPLYLMVAWRRGDPLSSEAGMKYSILGATSTGALLFGLGLLYGLTGSVDLLTMGEQLSFGPVTKLAIAMVVVGVGFKLTLVPFHMWAADVYRGAPLPVAAYLSVASKAAGLAFMFQLFYRVLGNTLADVSMALAVLAAVTMTLGNVVAVVQTNIKRFMAFSAISQAGYLIMGFLDRSGAASMVYYMLVYVVTNMLVFGVVGFYLNETGREQIEDYRGLARTNPLVALTMMLGLFSLAGIPPLSGFVGKFFLFSVASKAGFHWLVALAAINSTISLYYYLRIVRQMYIEPGFEDDPPIRPSASIVAALGLSTVLMVLLGIVPFFYETIYEQSRLWMAGAF; this is encoded by the coding sequence ATGTATCTACAACCGGAAATCATCGTCATCGTCACCGCCTTTGCGGTGCTGGGCATGGAAATGTTTTTGCCGCCGCGTCATCGCCCCTTGCAGACGCCGGTGATGGTGTTGGGGTTGGCGACCGGATTGGTAGCGGTCGTCGATCTGATGATCCGTGGCGATGGTGAATTCTTGAATGGTCAGTTTCGATTCGACGGTGTCACCGGATGGTTCAAAATCTCGTTCTTGTCGGCCGGGCTGCTGACCGTCTTGCTGTCGGCTGATTTGCTGGGTGGCAGGATCAAAGCGGCTGCGGGGCGAGATCGAGGCCTGTTGTATCGGGGCGAGTTTTACACGGTGATGCTGTTCAATCTGGTCGGGGCGATGTTTCTGATTTCAGCCACCAATCTGGTCAATCTGTATGTCTGTCTGGAATTGGCGACGATCCCGCTGTATCTGATGGTCGCATGGCGGCGCGGTGACCCGCTGTCGTCCGAAGCCGGGATGAAGTACAGCATCCTAGGGGCCACCTCCACCGGCGCGTTGCTGTTCGGACTGGGGCTGCTGTACGGGCTGACCGGATCGGTCGATCTGTTGACGATGGGCGAACAGTTGAGCTTTGGGCCGGTGACAAAACTGGCGATCGCGATGGTCGTTGTCGGAGTCGGGTTCAAGCTGACGCTGGTGCCGTTTCACATGTGGGCCGCCGATGTCTATCGCGGCGCCCCGCTTCCGGTGGCGGCTTATTTGTCGGTTGCATCCAAGGCGGCCGGTCTGGCGTTCATGTTCCAACTGTTCTATCGCGTGTTGGGAAATACCTTGGCGGATGTTTCCATGGCACTGGCCGTGTTGGCCGCGGTGACGATGACCTTGGGGAACGTCGTGGCGGTCGTGCAAACCAACATCAAACGATTCATGGCGTTCAGCGCGATCTCACAGGCGGGCTATCTGATCATGGGATTTCTTGATCGCAGCGGTGCCGCGAGCATGGTGTATTACATGCTGGTCTATGTGGTCACCAACATGCTGGTCTTCGGCGTGGTCGGGTTTTATTTGAACGAGACCGGGCGGGAGCAGATCGAGGACTACCGCGGGTTGGCGCGAACGAATCCGTTGGTCGCTCTGACAATGATGTTGGGGTTATTCAGCTTGGCCGGGATTCCGCCGCTTTCCGGGTTCGTCGGCAAGTTCTTCTTGTTCAGCGTGGCGTCCAAAGCCGGGTTCCATTGGTTGGTCGCACTCGCGGCGATCAATTCGACGATCTCGCTGTATTACTATCTGCGGATCGTCAGGCAGATGTATATCGAGCCTGGATTTGAAGATGATCCACCGATTCGTCCGTCGGCGTCGATCGTCGCGGCGTTGGGGCTTTCGACCGTGCTGATGGTTCTGTTGGGAATCGTTCCATTTTTCTATGAAACGATTTACGAACAATCGCGGCTATGGATGGCGGGGGCGTTTTAG
- a CDS encoding complex I subunit 4 family protein gives MSWLSLLILIPLATALGVVATPDAKWYARRWIALLGTGIVLTLSFVMSAAYMQAVQQRAGDASLLTVSKMEFEHSVPWFSSMGIEYHVGVDGISMAMIVLTAIIIFTGVLASWDVRERSREFYAFLLVLVTGVFGVFISVDLFLFFVFYEVAVLPMYLLIGVWGTGRKEYSAMKLTLMLMVGSAFVLVGLLALYHAAGAETFDLNKLAMVDYSADLQSWVFPCVFVGFGVLGALFPFHTWSPDGHASAPTAVSMLHAGVLMKLGGYGVLRVAVYLMPEGAKQWALFFLVLTTINIVYGAYAAIRQTDLKYFTAYSSVSHCGFVLFGLCSLNLMGFKGAVIQMFSHGIMTGLFFGLIGMVYGRSKTRDLTKMGGLSGRMPWLATSFYIGGLASLGLPGLSGFVAESTVFLGGFFGNRWVDSMTMRICTLLATSSIVVTAVYVLRGLARVFQGKISDPKFNQLNDATAAEKLCTGILVATLAIVGMYPPVLIDLIEHAIVPIANRF, from the coding sequence ATGAGTTGGTTAAGTCTGCTGATTTTGATTCCGCTGGCGACGGCGTTGGGTGTCGTCGCGACGCCTGATGCCAAGTGGTATGCCCGACGTTGGATTGCGCTGTTGGGGACGGGGATCGTGCTAACGCTGTCGTTTGTGATGAGCGCGGCGTACATGCAGGCGGTCCAGCAGCGTGCGGGGGACGCATCGCTGTTGACGGTTTCCAAGATGGAATTCGAACACTCCGTGCCTTGGTTTTCCAGCATGGGAATCGAGTACCACGTCGGCGTGGACGGGATATCGATGGCAATGATCGTGTTGACCGCGATCATCATTTTCACCGGGGTGCTGGCCAGTTGGGACGTCAGGGAACGATCACGCGAGTTTTATGCGTTTCTGCTGGTGTTGGTGACCGGTGTTTTTGGCGTGTTCATCAGCGTCGATCTGTTCCTGTTCTTCGTCTTCTATGAAGTCGCCGTGTTGCCGATGTACTTGTTGATCGGCGTGTGGGGGACGGGCCGCAAGGAATACTCGGCCATGAAGTTGACGTTGATGCTGATGGTCGGATCGGCGTTCGTGTTGGTCGGATTGTTGGCGCTCTATCACGCTGCCGGGGCGGAGACGTTTGACTTGAACAAGTTGGCGATGGTCGACTATTCCGCCGACCTGCAATCGTGGGTCTTTCCCTGCGTGTTCGTCGGGTTCGGGGTGCTCGGGGCACTGTTTCCGTTTCACACCTGGTCGCCCGACGGTCACGCGTCGGCGCCGACGGCCGTCTCGATGCTGCACGCCGGTGTGTTGATGAAGCTGGGCGGTTACGGCGTGTTGCGGGTGGCGGTGTACCTGATGCCCGAAGGGGCAAAGCAGTGGGCGCTGTTCTTTTTGGTGCTGACCACGATCAACATCGTGTACGGTGCGTATGCGGCAATCAGACAGACCGACCTGAAGTACTTCACCGCCTATTCGTCGGTCAGCCATTGCGGGTTTGTCTTGTTCGGGCTGTGCTCGCTGAACCTGATGGGATTCAAGGGGGCGGTGATCCAGATGTTCAGCCACGGGATCATGACGGGGCTGTTTTTCGGGCTGATCGGGATGGTTTACGGGCGTTCGAAGACGCGTGATTTGACCAAGATGGGAGGGCTATCCGGTCGCATGCCCTGGTTGGCAACCAGTTTTTACATCGGCGGTTTGGCGTCGCTGGGGCTGCCGGGATTGTCCGGGTTTGTCGCCGAGTCGACGGTGTTTCTGGGCGGGTTTTTCGGCAACCGCTGGGTCGATTCGATGACGATGCGAATCTGCACCTTGCTGGCGACGTCCTCGATCGTGGTGACCGCGGTCTATGTGTTACGCGGGCTGGCCCGTGTGTTTCAAGGCAAGATCTCCGATCCTAAATTCAACCAGCTCAACGACGCCACCGCGGCGGAAAAGCTTTGCACGGGAATCCTGGTCGCCACGTTGGCGATCGTCGGGATGTATCCGCCCGTTCTGATCGACTTGATCGAACATGCGATTGTTCCGATCGCCAATCGTTTTTGA